In the genome of Danio rerio strain Tuebingen ecotype United States chromosome 23, GRCz12tu, whole genome shotgun sequence, one region contains:
- the ubxn10 gene encoding UBX domain-containing protein 10 isoform X1, which translates to MSSGERMHVTRPKSSKGRSRPMITNSSMIYTPSQPSALSPQPPAAAKTKDKSNQSLRSRAILRRSSQPTTDILTEAYDRPPEEPVSLNRYRVLPSIEKKTSTDHQKFSQCVSRHRKCQHTNARLDVVSDSTPPEESDLLLAIRTPCGQRFKRSFRPSDQLKGVLSAAEAEFGERFDNCIIETMDVPRRTFSNLTMTLAQCGVLNKSVLCISHDDSEMDLT; encoded by the coding sequence ATGTCCTCTGGAGAAAGGATGCACGTGACCAGGCCCAAGTCTTCAAAAGGACGCAGCAGACCCATGATAACTAACTCTTCAATGATCTACACACCTTCCCAGCCCTCAGCTCTTTCCCCACAACCTCCAGCCGCCGCCAAGACCAAAGACAAGTCAAACCAAAGCCTCCGATCCCGAGCCATTCTGAGGCGCAGCAGTCAACCAACAACAGACATATTGACCGAAGCCTACGACAGACCCCCGGAAGAGCCCGTCTCTCTCAACAGATACAGAGTTTTGCCATCCATTGAGAAGAAAACCAGTACGGACCACCAGAAGTTCAGTCAATGTGTCAGCAGGCATAGGAAATGTCAACACACAAATGCCAGACTGGATGTGGTTTCAGATTCAACTCCTCCTGAGGAATCAGACCTTCTGCTTGCTATCAGAACTCCATGCGGACAGAGATTTAAGCGCAGTTTTCGGCCATCAGACCAGCTGAAGGGGGTGCTATCGGCTGCCGAGGCTGAATTTGGAGAAAGGTTTGATAATTGTATTATTGAGACTATGGATGTGCCGCGCAGGACTTTTTCTAACCTTACGATGACCTTGGCTCAGTGTGGCGTGCTAAACAAATCGGTTTTATGCATTTCCCATGATGACAGCGAAATGGATTTAACTTGA
- the ubxn10 gene encoding UBX domain-containing protein 10 isoform X2: MHVTRPKSSKGRSRPMITNSSMIYTPSQPSALSPQPPAAAKTKDKSNQSLRSRAILRRSSQPTTDILTEAYDRPPEEPVSLNRYRVLPSIEKKTSTDHQKFSQCVSRHRKCQHTNARLDVVSDSTPPEESDLLLAIRTPCGQRFKRSFRPSDQLKGVLSAAEAEFGERFDNCIIETMDVPRRTFSNLTMTLAQCGVLNKSVLCISHDDSEMDLT, encoded by the coding sequence ATGCACGTGACCAGGCCCAAGTCTTCAAAAGGACGCAGCAGACCCATGATAACTAACTCTTCAATGATCTACACACCTTCCCAGCCCTCAGCTCTTTCCCCACAACCTCCAGCCGCCGCCAAGACCAAAGACAAGTCAAACCAAAGCCTCCGATCCCGAGCCATTCTGAGGCGCAGCAGTCAACCAACAACAGACATATTGACCGAAGCCTACGACAGACCCCCGGAAGAGCCCGTCTCTCTCAACAGATACAGAGTTTTGCCATCCATTGAGAAGAAAACCAGTACGGACCACCAGAAGTTCAGTCAATGTGTCAGCAGGCATAGGAAATGTCAACACACAAATGCCAGACTGGATGTGGTTTCAGATTCAACTCCTCCTGAGGAATCAGACCTTCTGCTTGCTATCAGAACTCCATGCGGACAGAGATTTAAGCGCAGTTTTCGGCCATCAGACCAGCTGAAGGGGGTGCTATCGGCTGCCGAGGCTGAATTTGGAGAAAGGTTTGATAATTGTATTATTGAGACTATGGATGTGCCGCGCAGGACTTTTTCTAACCTTACGATGACCTTGGCTCAGTGTGGCGTGCTAAACAAATCGGTTTTATGCATTTCCCATGATGACAGCGAAATGGATTTAACTTGA
- the ubxn10 gene encoding UBX domain-containing protein 10 (The RefSeq protein has 3 substitutions compared to this genomic sequence), with protein MHVTRPKSSKGRSRPMITNSSMIYTPSQPSALSPQPPAAAKTKDKSNQSLRSRAILRRSSQPTTDILTEAYDRPPEEPVSLNRYRVLPSIEKKTSTDNQKCSQCVSRHRKCQHTNARLDVVSDSTPPEESDLLLAIRTPCGQRFKRSFRPSDQLKGVLSAAEAEFGDRFDNCIIETMDVPRRTFSNLTMTLAQCGVLNKSVLCISHDDSEMDLT; from the coding sequence ATGCACGTGACCAGGCCCAAGTCTTCAAAAGGACGCAGCAGACCCATGATAACTAACTCTTCAATGATCTACACACCTTCCCAGCCCTCAGCTCTTTCCCCACAACCTCCAGCCGCCGCCAAGACCAAAGACAAGTCAAACCAAAGCCTCCGATCCCGAGCCATTCTGAGGCGCAGCAGTCAACCAACAACAGACATATTGACCGAAGCCTACGACAGACCCCCGGAAGAGCCCGTCTCTCTCAACAGATACAGAGTTTTGCCATCCATTGAGAAGAAAACCAGTACGGACCACCAGAAGTTCAGTCAATGTGTCAGCAGGCATAGGAAATGTCAACACACAAATGCCAGACTGGATGTGGTTTCAGATTCAACTCCTCCTGAGGAATCAGACCTTCTGCTTGCTATCAGAACTCCATGCGGACAGAGATTTAAGCGCAGTTTTCGGCCATCAGACCAGCTGAAGGGGGTGCTATCGGCTGCCGAGGCTGAATTTGGAGAAAGGTTTGATAATTGTATTATTGAGACTATGGATGTGCCGCGCAGGACTTTTTCTAACCTTACGATGACCTTGGCTCAGTGTGGCGTGCTAAACAAATCGGTTTTATGCATTTCCCATGATGACAGCGAAATGGATTTAACTTGA